Proteins from a genomic interval of Dama dama isolate Ldn47 chromosome 1, ASM3311817v1, whole genome shotgun sequence:
- the LOC133039978 gene encoding olfactory receptor 1S1-like, whose translation MHEGNQTSISEFLLLGLSSQPGQQELLFVLFLAMYLVTVVGNALIVMAIGLDPYLHTPMYLFLANLSLADISSISTSVPKMLMNIQTKSQSISYESCITQMYFSIVFVVTDNFLLGVMACDRFVAICYPLSYTTIMGPRLCLWLTATPWALSNAVALTHTLLLLRSVFCDGHALPHFFCDLAPLLRLSCSDTAVNELVLFVVGSSVVTLPFALILVSYTCITRAVLRLSCPEGRWKAFSTCGSHLTVVFLFYGTIIGVYFFPSSSDPDNRDKIGALLFTVVTPMLNPFIYSLRNKDMKGALRRLLCGKKGSPCDALSV comes from the coding sequence ATGCATGAAGGAAACCAAACGAGCATCTCCGAATTTCTCCTCCTGGGACTCTCCAGCCAACCTGGGCAGCAGGAGCTCCTCTTTGTGCTTTTCCTGGCTATGTACCTGGTCACCGTGGTGGGGAATGCGCTCATCGTTATGGCCATCGGCTTGGACCCTTACCTTCACACCCCCATGTACCTCTTCCTCGCCAACCTATCCTTGGCTGATATTTCCTCCATTTCCACCTCAGTCCCCAAAATGCTGATGAATATTCAGACCAAGAGTCAATCCATCTCCTATGAGAGCTGCATCACACAGATGTATTTCTCCATTGTCTTTGTTGTCACTGACAACTTCCTCTTGGGGGTCATGGCCTGCGACCGCTTTGTGGCTATCTGCTACCCTCTGAGCTACACGACCATCATGGGACCCAGGCTCTGCCTTTGGCTGACCGCCACCCCCTGGGCCCTCAGTAACGCTGTAGCCCTAAcacacacccttctcctcctccgaTCCGTCTTCTGTGACGGCCACGCTCTCCCGCACTTCTTCTGTGACTTGGCCCCGCTGCTCAGGCTGTCCTGCTCAGACACGGCGGTCAACGAGCTCGTGCTCTTTGTCGTGGGCTCGTCGGTCGTCACCCTGCCCTTCGCCCTCATCCTCGTCTCCTACACCTGCATCACCAGGGCTGTCCTGAGACTCTCATGCCCAGAGGGGCGGTggaaagccttctccacctgtggctCTCACCTGACAGTCGTGTTCCTCTTCTACGGGACCATCATAGGGGTCTACTTCTTCCCCTCGTCCTCTGACCCTGACAACAGAGACAAGATCGGGGCACTGCTGTTCACCGTGGTGACCCCTATGttgaaccccttcatctacagcctgaggaacaagGACATGAAAGGGGCCCTGAGGAGACTCCTCTGTGGGAAAAAGGGTTCTCCCTGTGATGCCCTGAGCGTCTGA